From a single Crateriforma spongiae genomic region:
- a CDS encoding SAM hydrolase/SAM-dependent halogenase family protein, whose product MAIITLTTDFGATAGYVAQMKAVLLRRSPDSVLVDVTHDVPPQNITAAAIWLADTLPWFPSGSVHLAVIDPGVGTSRKILVGTFECPNQSGINDQHFIVGPDNGLFSLLNIVDAWHLDETAMRTVRDVSNTFHGRDLMAPAAAAIAGGIPLSELGERRIDPVRFTLPKPEHRSDATSGSTEIRGKVLYADSFGNLITNIHTADCPSGHTITDAWIDCPNESTPISVRSVATYGDATPGEMVVLSGSGGRVEFAVCNGSAAQRLGLTAYGAEPESLPSVTLRLIGADEP is encoded by the coding sequence TTGGCGATCATCACGCTTACCACCGACTTTGGAGCAACCGCCGGCTACGTCGCCCAGATGAAAGCCGTCTTGCTGCGGCGTTCGCCCGACAGTGTCCTGGTGGACGTCACCCACGATGTTCCACCGCAAAACATTACCGCCGCCGCGATTTGGTTGGCCGACACATTGCCTTGGTTCCCCAGCGGTTCGGTTCACTTGGCCGTCATCGATCCGGGGGTGGGAACATCCCGCAAAATCTTGGTCGGCACATTCGAATGCCCCAACCAATCGGGGATCAACGACCAACACTTCATTGTCGGACCCGATAACGGTTTGTTCAGTTTGCTGAACATTGTCGACGCCTGGCACTTGGATGAAACCGCGATGCGAACAGTGCGGGATGTCTCCAATACTTTTCACGGCCGCGATCTGATGGCCCCGGCCGCCGCCGCGATCGCAGGCGGAATTCCGTTGTCCGAACTGGGCGAACGTCGCATCGATCCAGTTCGCTTCACGCTTCCCAAACCGGAACACCGATCCGACGCAACCTCGGGATCCACCGAAATCCGCGGGAAAGTGCTGTACGCAGACTCCTTTGGAAATCTAATCACAAACATCCACACGGCTGATTGTCCGTCGGGGCACACCATCACAGATGCTTGGATCGATTGTCCCAATGAATCGACGCCCATCTCGGTGCGATCGGTTGCCACCTACGGGGACGCAACGCCGGGCGAAATGGTCGTCTTATCGGGGTCCGGTGGCCGTGTGGAATTTGCCGTTTGCAATGGCAGCGCGGCCCAGCGACTTGGTTTGACCGCTTACGGAGCCGAACCGGAATCACTGCCTTCGGTAACGTTACGATTGATCGGCGCCGACGAACCCTGA
- a CDS encoding PIG-L deacetylase family protein, with the protein MPTALTIAAHHDDIEFLMAGTMILLKQRGWDLHYMDIADGCRGSTVTDREETAQIRLNEARQAAESLGAVFHPPICPDMEIHYRTDLLRKVAAVVRQVQPSVILTHSPIDYMEDHENACRLAVGAAFAHGMPNLESDPPVGTYDDPVTVYHAQPVGNRQPTGELVVPHFYVDISDVIDKKQQALACHESQKVWLDQSQGMDSYLQTMRDGSAEVGRMSGRFAFAEGWRRREHWGFCGRDDDPLRDALADMIAPGKPRGEVGKG; encoded by the coding sequence ATGCCCACCGCTTTGACCATTGCCGCACACCACGACGACATCGAATTTCTGATGGCAGGAACGATGATTCTGCTGAAGCAGCGTGGTTGGGACCTGCACTACATGGACATCGCCGATGGGTGCCGTGGGTCGACCGTGACCGATCGCGAAGAAACGGCACAAATTCGTTTGAACGAAGCACGTCAGGCTGCCGAATCGCTGGGCGCGGTCTTTCACCCACCGATTTGTCCGGACATGGAAATCCACTATCGCACCGATTTGTTGCGAAAGGTCGCTGCGGTTGTCCGGCAAGTGCAGCCGAGCGTGATTTTGACGCATTCGCCGATCGATTACATGGAAGACCACGAGAATGCTTGTCGTCTGGCCGTCGGCGCAGCGTTCGCACACGGCATGCCTAACCTGGAAAGTGATCCGCCGGTGGGCACCTACGACGATCCCGTGACGGTTTATCACGCTCAGCCGGTCGGCAATCGCCAGCCGACCGGCGAATTGGTGGTTCCGCATTTTTATGTGGACATCAGTGACGTGATCGACAAAAAACAGCAGGCATTGGCCTGTCATGAAAGTCAAAAGGTCTGGCTGGACCAGTCCCAAGGCATGGACAGTTACCTGCAAACCATGCGCGACGGATCGGCAGAGGTCGGCCGGATGAGCGGTCGGTTCGCTTTTGCCGAAGGATGGCGTCGGCGTGAACACTGGGGGTTCTGTGGCCGCGATGACGACCCGTTGCGAGACGCCTTGGCGGATATGATTGCCCCTGGCAAACCACGCGGCGAGGTCGGAAAGGGCTAG
- a CDS encoding sulfatase-like hydrolase/transferase, producing the protein MFSCRRLADRRVIGLVGIWIMGLAFAVDVCGDDSRRTNVVLVMADDMGWAQTGYYQHPILKTPHLDEMSRHSIRFDRFYAGAPVCSPTRASVLTGRNNDRTGTLSHGYPLRHQEVTIAQLLKKSGYTTGHFGKWHLNGLRGPGVPVLHTDSHHPGHFGFDQWISVTNFFDRDPIMSHRGSFVEYEGDSSEIVVDQALEFISRQAKSDQPFLAVIWYGTPHSPFHAAEADMEGFEDLDEASRNHYGELVAMDRSIGTLRQGLRDAGIADETILWFCSDNGGLPKIKPSSTGPLRGNKGTIYEGGLLVPALLEWPDRVDQPQTLMTRSGTFDILPTILDALGMKDIQPDRPIDGISLMPMIDAAVAGEPIPPRTKPLNFRHSGRLAVIDGDLKLLTTDIRKGNFELYDLANDLSETNDLFDSRPDDAKRLMEKLIQWNQSVQDSIEGIEYPEGRLLPGDPPSRFWNETPEYQPYIEQWRQRPEYGDWLAKRRSSKKASK; encoded by the coding sequence ATGTTTTCTTGTCGACGATTGGCTGACCGACGTGTGATCGGGTTGGTCGGTATTTGGATCATGGGTCTGGCCTTTGCCGTCGATGTATGCGGCGATGATTCCCGCAGAACCAATGTCGTGTTGGTCATGGCCGACGACATGGGATGGGCACAGACGGGGTACTATCAACATCCGATTTTGAAGACGCCGCATTTGGATGAAATGAGCCGGCATTCGATTCGCTTCGATCGGTTCTATGCCGGCGCACCGGTTTGTTCGCCGACCCGTGCAAGCGTATTGACCGGACGCAACAACGATCGCACCGGCACCCTGAGCCATGGATATCCGCTGCGACACCAGGAAGTCACGATCGCACAGTTGTTGAAGAAGTCCGGATACACAACAGGCCACTTTGGGAAATGGCATTTGAATGGTTTGCGGGGACCCGGTGTTCCCGTTTTGCATACCGATTCGCATCACCCCGGTCACTTCGGGTTCGACCAATGGATTTCGGTGACCAATTTTTTCGATCGCGACCCGATCATGAGCCATCGCGGCAGCTTCGTCGAATACGAGGGGGATTCGTCAGAAATTGTTGTCGATCAAGCTTTGGAATTCATCAGTCGCCAAGCAAAGAGTGACCAACCGTTTCTGGCGGTGATCTGGTACGGAACGCCACACAGCCCTTTCCACGCCGCTGAAGCGGATATGGAGGGCTTTGAGGATTTGGATGAAGCATCGAGAAATCATTATGGTGAATTGGTGGCCATGGACCGCAGTATCGGAACCCTGCGTCAGGGTTTGCGAGACGCGGGAATCGCGGACGAAACGATCTTGTGGTTTTGCAGTGACAACGGGGGACTGCCAAAAATCAAGCCATCGTCGACCGGACCGCTGCGAGGCAACAAAGGCACGATTTATGAAGGCGGATTGCTGGTCCCGGCATTGTTGGAATGGCCCGATCGCGTCGACCAGCCGCAGACTTTGATGACGCGAAGTGGGACGTTCGACATCCTGCCCACGATCTTGGATGCGTTGGGAATGAAAGACATCCAGCCTGATCGCCCGATCGATGGGATCAGCCTGATGCCGATGATTGATGCGGCGGTTGCGGGTGAACCGATTCCACCACGCACGAAGCCGCTGAACTTTCGCCATTCCGGTCGTTTGGCTGTGATTGATGGTGATTTGAAATTGCTGACGACCGACATTCGCAAGGGCAATTTTGAACTTTACGACCTGGCGAATGATCTTTCCGAAACCAATGACTTGTTTGATTCGCGACCTGATGACGCCAAGCGTTTGATGGAAAAACTGATCCAGTGGAATCAGTCGGTCCAGGACAGCATTGAAGGAATTGAGTATCCCGAAGGACGTTTGTTGCCGGGAGATCCGCCGTCGCGATTCTGGAATGAGACGCCTGAGTATCAGCCGTACATTGAACAGTGGCGACAACGACCGGAGTACGGTGATTGGCTGGCCAAGCGTCGGTCGTCGAAAAAGGCGAGCAAGTGA
- a CDS encoding biotin/lipoyl-binding protein, translated as MSQRIHVRCRPDLQFVQTMHAHESAFVAKDPVSLQYHRMRPDEYFVLSQLQDVSDLTELRKRYEKRFAPRRVTEPELNRLLFRFYQSGLLISQAAGQADQLLRKRRKHQADQWKQRFSSLLFIRFPGVDPEPLLRRVYPWVRPLLQPACLAFWIALAVSAGIIMLISASRFAAEFPDMHRWLQLDAVVTLMAVIGLTKVAHELGHALVCKHFGGECHQIGPMLLVFTPALYCDTTDSWMLPNRFARASIGLAGMAVEVILASLAAWIWFLSGPGLVHYVAMNVMLVCGISTVVFNANPLLRYDGYYVLSDLLDIPNLSQQANRWLSSLASNHFLGIRDPQPSMETWRYRTVLAVYAIAAFVYRWTLTLVILWFVAYALRPYGLESLGKTLCVFAAAMMISTMLRGPRRFLQNPQQRHQIKMHRLWISVVATAALGIAALIPYSSRVTATGRIAPAQEARVFVSTTGDLESLSVRPGDPIEKGQVIATLSNEETELQQVMASGRVGSQQAVVQALKDTTVSNPVVANQLPAAEALLADLIDQKARADQRVEALTIRSEFAGVVLEPPRRVQTTDDVRLTGWQGDPTLPENAGCTLEAGTELISIAVGNRWNANLIAQQSNIHRLKIGNRVRLIMNAAPDQWMSGKVVQIARQRWNANEHAERRDDPEAARQTDPRSTSYLVSVLLDQPSLRMVTGATVRAKIDAEPISLAGRCYRWLNGLFRFR; from the coding sequence ATGTCACAACGCATTCACGTCCGCTGTCGTCCCGACCTGCAATTCGTCCAGACGATGCACGCCCACGAATCGGCGTTCGTCGCCAAGGATCCGGTTTCGCTGCAATATCATCGCATGCGACCGGACGAGTATTTCGTGCTATCGCAACTGCAGGACGTTTCCGACCTGACGGAACTTCGCAAACGCTACGAGAAACGCTTTGCACCACGACGCGTGACCGAACCCGAATTGAATCGGCTGCTGTTCCGTTTCTATCAAAGCGGATTGTTGATCAGCCAAGCTGCCGGACAGGCCGATCAACTGCTGCGAAAACGGCGAAAGCACCAAGCCGATCAATGGAAACAGCGTTTCAGCAGCCTGCTGTTCATTCGTTTTCCCGGTGTCGATCCCGAACCACTTTTGCGTCGTGTTTATCCATGGGTGCGGCCGCTGTTACAGCCCGCATGCCTGGCGTTCTGGATTGCATTGGCCGTTTCCGCCGGCATCATCATGCTGATTTCAGCATCACGATTCGCCGCAGAATTTCCAGACATGCATCGCTGGCTTCAGCTGGACGCCGTCGTGACCTTGATGGCAGTGATCGGCTTAACGAAAGTCGCACATGAATTGGGTCACGCGTTAGTTTGCAAACATTTCGGCGGAGAATGCCACCAGATCGGCCCCATGCTGTTGGTGTTCACACCGGCGTTGTACTGTGACACCACCGATTCATGGATGTTGCCCAATCGATTCGCGCGAGCTTCGATCGGTCTGGCCGGCATGGCGGTCGAAGTCATTTTGGCGTCTTTGGCCGCATGGATCTGGTTCTTGTCCGGCCCAGGCTTGGTCCATTACGTGGCCATGAATGTGATGCTGGTTTGTGGCATCAGCACGGTTGTCTTTAATGCCAATCCGTTGCTGCGTTACGACGGCTACTACGTCCTTTCGGATCTATTGGACATCCCCAATCTGTCGCAGCAAGCCAATCGTTGGCTATCGTCCCTGGCTTCCAACCATTTTCTCGGCATCCGCGATCCCCAGCCTTCAATGGAAACCTGGCGGTACCGGACCGTGTTGGCCGTCTATGCCATCGCGGCGTTTGTTTACCGGTGGACATTGACGCTGGTCATCTTGTGGTTCGTCGCGTACGCGTTGCGACCCTATGGCTTGGAATCGCTGGGCAAAACCCTTTGCGTTTTCGCAGCGGCCATGATGATTTCAACAATGCTGCGTGGCCCCCGACGTTTTCTTCAAAACCCTCAACAGCGGCACCAAATCAAAATGCACCGACTTTGGATCAGCGTCGTGGCGACAGCGGCCCTGGGCATCGCCGCGTTGATTCCCTATTCATCCCGCGTAACGGCGACCGGTCGCATCGCACCGGCGCAGGAAGCCCGCGTGTTCGTGTCGACCACCGGCGATCTGGAATCGCTGTCCGTCCGCCCCGGCGATCCGATCGAAAAAGGCCAAGTGATCGCGACACTGTCCAATGAAGAAACCGAATTGCAACAAGTCATGGCATCCGGACGCGTTGGGTCCCAACAAGCCGTGGTACAAGCACTGAAAGACACGACCGTCAGCAACCCCGTCGTTGCCAACCAATTGCCAGCGGCCGAAGCCTTGCTGGCCGACCTTATCGATCAGAAGGCGCGAGCCGATCAACGAGTCGAAGCATTGACCATTCGATCCGAATTCGCCGGCGTCGTACTAGAACCGCCTCGACGCGTTCAGACGACCGATGACGTTCGTTTGACGGGGTGGCAGGGTGACCCAACGTTACCTGAAAACGCGGGCTGCACTTTGGAAGCCGGCACGGAACTGATTAGCATCGCAGTGGGCAATCGCTGGAACGCTAACTTGATTGCCCAACAATCGAACATCCACCGTCTGAAGATCGGCAATCGCGTCCGCCTGATCATGAATGCCGCCCCCGACCAGTGGATGTCGGGAAAAGTGGTGCAAATCGCTCGACAACGATGGAACGCGAACGAGCATGCCGAACGCCGTGACGATCCCGAAGCCGCGCGTCAAACCGATCCCAGATCCACCTCGTATCTGGTCAGTGTCTTGTTGGACCAGCCATCGCTTCGCATGGTCACCGGCGCGACGGTTCGGGCCAAAATCGACGCGGAACCGATCTCATTGGCCGGCCGATGTTACCGTTGGCTCAACGGTCTGTTCCGGTTCCGCTAG
- a CDS encoding efflux RND transporter periplasmic adaptor subunit yields the protein MNAESSSSSNDSATSHGKADSDAPFRYDTQTGGGEPADVGSIDSRVAALASASGDTESFLRRLATDLQQALNGGIVAVHWHQWSAPVMLVTDPSTSAVIDRDAIRRLLQSATSAAVGCSVPTHDPGSVTRGYHVEIESDPYRTAVLIVAPLMSPTVGPRTQVDQLRRLSQYASASRTWLRHFQKNAHIDAPEPDRSLAISGEQRLSDQSATDLSTEGARQALRSLHRDLDMNATCYRIVNEARRLLQWDRVTLLRPRGRKMVVSAISSVAVVDRRSNSVASAERLAKAAAVLNRPVLLPDTGELPPQIQTPLEDYLDQTGVTTCAMLPIHAPTLPSDRIDDDDDVDALILRQTQNALSGDGRLLGILLLESFEGRPDATIGPPIHEVADASALALRNSDEHQSVFALRTRKAIGRVTGSIGRAAWLATFVILFALLTAAWLIRVDHTVTASGHAEPKIRQQVFAGIDGIVKEILVADGDTVSAGVPLIRLENADLESQVEDLAGRIQTASQRLASLQAMRLDPSADAASQARWALEESQLSSELTGLKSQLDLLQKQQSDLVVTSPIGGRVDAWQIRQRLIDRPVNRGDALLRIVDDQGPWELTLSIVDSDAGPVLESMQGSTTLPLRFAIATEPELSFAGTLQSTATATRLDPQGRYVIDAYADITAQASGFAPWNNDAAMIGADVTAKIQCDRRRLLTSWFSDVIDFVHRHILFHLSA from the coding sequence GTGAACGCCGAATCATCGTCATCATCCAACGACTCGGCCACCTCGCACGGCAAGGCTGATTCTGACGCGCCGTTTCGGTATGACACGCAGACCGGCGGGGGCGAACCAGCGGATGTCGGATCGATCGATTCTCGCGTCGCCGCCTTGGCATCGGCCAGCGGCGACACAGAGTCCTTTCTTCGGCGTTTGGCAACGGATCTTCAACAGGCACTCAATGGCGGCATCGTCGCCGTGCATTGGCACCAGTGGTCCGCGCCGGTGATGCTGGTCACCGATCCATCCACATCCGCCGTCATCGACCGTGATGCGATCCGCAGACTTTTGCAATCCGCCACCTCGGCTGCCGTCGGTTGCTCCGTCCCCACCCACGATCCGGGTTCGGTCACTCGCGGATACCATGTGGAAATTGAAAGCGATCCCTATCGGACCGCCGTGTTGATCGTCGCGCCGCTGATGTCACCCACCGTCGGACCTCGCACTCAAGTCGACCAACTTCGCCGTCTTTCCCAGTACGCATCCGCCAGCCGAACCTGGCTGCGGCACTTCCAAAAAAACGCACACATCGATGCACCGGAGCCCGATCGGTCGCTAGCCATTTCTGGCGAACAAAGGCTTTCGGATCAATCAGCGACGGACTTGTCGACCGAAGGTGCGCGTCAAGCATTACGGTCGTTGCACCGCGACTTGGACATGAATGCGACGTGCTATCGCATTGTCAACGAAGCCCGTCGTTTGCTGCAGTGGGATCGAGTCACCTTATTGCGTCCGCGTGGTCGCAAGATGGTGGTTTCCGCAATCAGCAGCGTGGCGGTGGTGGATCGACGCAGCAACAGCGTGGCTTCTGCCGAGCGTCTGGCCAAGGCCGCCGCCGTGCTGAACCGTCCGGTCCTGTTGCCGGACACCGGCGAATTGCCGCCACAAATTCAAACGCCGCTGGAGGATTACCTGGACCAAACCGGCGTCACCACCTGTGCCATGCTGCCGATCCACGCCCCGACGCTGCCGTCGGATCGCATCGACGATGACGACGACGTCGACGCCTTAATTTTGCGACAAACTCAAAACGCCTTGTCGGGTGACGGGCGACTGCTGGGCATTTTGTTGCTGGAATCGTTCGAAGGACGTCCCGATGCGACGATCGGCCCCCCGATCCACGAGGTCGCCGATGCATCCGCATTAGCGTTGCGAAACAGCGACGAACACCAAAGCGTTTTCGCACTGCGAACACGCAAGGCCATCGGCCGTGTAACGGGATCGATCGGTCGCGCCGCTTGGCTGGCGACGTTCGTCATTCTGTTCGCCTTGTTGACCGCCGCTTGGCTGATCCGCGTCGACCACACCGTCACCGCGTCGGGACACGCTGAACCCAAGATTCGCCAGCAAGTGTTTGCGGGGATCGACGGTATCGTCAAAGAAATCTTGGTCGCCGATGGTGATACGGTGTCGGCCGGTGTCCCGTTGATCCGGTTGGAGAACGCTGACTTGGAAAGCCAGGTCGAAGATCTTGCCGGTCGTATCCAAACCGCCAGCCAACGCTTGGCTTCCCTGCAGGCGATGCGTTTGGATCCTTCGGCCGATGCAGCATCGCAAGCACGTTGGGCGTTGGAAGAAAGCCAATTGTCCAGTGAACTGACCGGACTGAAATCTCAGTTGGATTTGTTGCAAAAGCAACAATCCGATTTGGTGGTCACCAGCCCGATCGGAGGCCGCGTCGATGCCTGGCAGATCCGCCAGCGTCTGATCGATCGCCCCGTCAACCGTGGCGATGCGTTGTTGCGTATCGTCGACGATCAGGGACCGTGGGAATTGACCTTGTCGATCGTTGATTCCGACGCGGGCCCCGTGCTGGAATCGATGCAAGGTTCCACAACACTGCCACTTCGGTTCGCCATTGCGACGGAACCCGAACTCAGTTTCGCCGGCACTTTGCAATCCACGGCGACCGCCACACGATTGGATCCGCAAGGCCGATACGTCATCGACGCCTATGCGGATATCACCGCCCAGGCGTCCGGCTTCGCCCCTTGGAACAACGATGCGGCAATGATCGGCGCCGATGTCACCGCCAAGATCCAATGTGATCGCCGCCGTTTGTTGACCAGTTGGTTCAGCGACGTGATCGACTTTGTGCATCGACACATCCTTTTTCATCTCTCGGCGTGA
- a CDS encoding DUF2237 family protein: MAKAKNVLGGELQTCSTDPMTGFYRDGCCNTGGQDTGLHVVCSQVTAEFLEFSRQRGNDLSTPNPMFDFPGLQPGDRWCLCAARWKEAFDAGMAPSVVLESTHISALEFANLDELKQHAVDA; encoded by the coding sequence ATGGCAAAGGCCAAGAACGTACTGGGGGGCGAACTTCAAACCTGCAGTACCGATCCGATGACCGGTTTTTATCGCGATGGCTGTTGCAACACCGGCGGCCAAGACACGGGGCTGCACGTTGTTTGTTCTCAGGTCACCGCCGAATTTTTGGAATTCAGCCGGCAGCGCGGAAACGATCTGTCCACCCCCAATCCCATGTTCGATTTTCCCGGTCTGCAGCCCGGTGATCGCTGGTGTCTGTGCGCCGCGCGGTGGAAGGAAGCCTTCGATGCCGGCATGGCACCGTCTGTCGTCCTGGAATCGACGCACATATCCGCACTGGAATTCGCCAATCTGGACGAACTGAAACAACACGCGGTCGACGCGTAG
- a CDS encoding acyltransferase family protein produces the protein MNNPSDDSRGDVPNESALTATKTGRVVSIDVFRGMVMFLMLAEMMHLDQLGDHFPDSTICQWISFHTSHIAWEGGSLHDMIQPGFTFLVGVALPFSIASRRRHGGSDTKLFLHALWRAAVLVLLGIGLRSLGHDSTQFRFDDTLTQIGLGYPIAFVIALLSPRWNLIALAVVLIGFWAWYAASAPPQDDFDYAAVGVPQDWPHHHDGFASRWNKNSNPSWRLEVWWMNLFPREEPFVCNGGGYCTISFIPTLGTMLLGIFAGRWFRDIRSFGGRMKRLLLAASICFVMGWFLGWTDLCPIVKRIWTPSWTLVSGAVCFLWLALLHWICDQHQWQSWSFPFVVIGANSILAYVFSWTIVEPIRDVLFCHLGRDSFAWFGPASISTVSGAITLLIIYGMLLWLYRRRVFIKI, from the coding sequence ATGAACAACCCATCTGACGATTCCCGCGGTGACGTTCCGAATGAATCGGCGTTGACCGCGACGAAAACGGGACGTGTGGTCAGCATCGACGTGTTCCGCGGCATGGTGATGTTTTTGATGCTGGCGGAAATGATGCACCTGGATCAATTGGGTGATCACTTTCCCGACAGCACGATTTGTCAATGGATCAGTTTTCATACGTCCCACATCGCCTGGGAAGGCGGGTCGTTGCACGACATGATCCAGCCGGGATTCACTTTCCTGGTCGGTGTCGCGTTGCCCTTTTCCATTGCCAGTCGACGTCGTCACGGCGGCAGTGACACCAAGTTGTTTTTACACGCCCTGTGGCGTGCCGCCGTCTTGGTGCTGCTGGGCATCGGCCTGCGTTCCCTCGGTCACGATTCAACTCAATTTCGCTTCGACGACACGCTGACACAGATCGGATTGGGCTACCCCATTGCCTTCGTGATCGCGTTGCTGTCGCCACGTTGGAATTTGATCGCATTGGCGGTTGTTCTGATCGGTTTCTGGGCGTGGTACGCGGCGTCGGCCCCGCCACAGGACGACTTTGATTATGCCGCGGTCGGCGTGCCTCAAGATTGGCCCCATCACCACGATGGTTTTGCATCACGCTGGAACAAAAACAGCAACCCCAGTTGGCGGCTGGAAGTCTGGTGGATGAACTTGTTTCCTCGCGAAGAACCATTTGTTTGCAACGGCGGAGGTTACTGCACCATTTCGTTCATCCCGACGCTGGGCACGATGTTGTTGGGGATCTTTGCCGGACGTTGGTTCCGCGACATTCGTTCGTTCGGCGGACGCATGAAACGCCTGCTTCTTGCGGCATCCATCTGCTTTGTCATGGGTTGGTTCTTGGGATGGACGGATCTTTGCCCGATCGTCAAACGAATCTGGACGCCGTCATGGACGCTGGTCAGCGGCGCGGTTTGCTTCCTGTGGCTGGCCTTGCTGCACTGGATTTGTGATCAGCACCAATGGCAATCGTGGAGTTTTCCGTTTGTCGTCATCGGTGCGAACAGCATCCTGGCCTACGTGTTCAGCTGGACGATCGTTGAACCGATTCGTGATGTGCTGTTCTGCCACTTGGGCCGTGATTCATTTGCGTGGTTCGGCCCCGCGTCGATCAGCACCGTGTCGGGTGCAATCACACTATTGATCATCTACGGCATGCTCCTTTGGCTTTATCGACGTCGTGTCTTTATCAAGATTTGA
- a CDS encoding DUF2256 domain-containing protein: protein MPKNRDRKRTLPQKVCPVCGRTFAWRKKWRSHWEQVLYCSQRCRRQRDASSADRTPSPK from the coding sequence ATGCCAAAGAATCGAGATCGCAAACGAACGCTGCCACAAAAAGTTTGCCCGGTTTGTGGCCGAACGTTCGCATGGCGTAAAAAATGGCGCAGCCATTGGGAACAAGTCCTGTATTGCAGCCAGCGATGCCGCCGACAACGTGATGCGTCATCGGCCGACCGGACGCCATCCCCAAAGTGA